Genomic segment of Truepera radiovictrix DSM 17093:
AGAGCCCTTACGCGAGGAGGCCGTGCGGGGCGAGCGCCTCAGCTTCCCGGACGAGTTCTAGCGCCCGTCCCCCTCGCCGCCGAGCGTCCCGCGCGCTTGCCGCGAGGCGAGCTTGGCGAGGTTGGCCTCCGCGACCTCCCCGAGCGTCAGCCCGAGCTCCGTACAGATCTGGGTCAGGTACCAGAGCACGTCGCCGAGCTCACCCTTAAGCGCCTCGCGCTCCGCCTCGCCGATCACCCCGCCCTTGTCGCGAAAGATCTTCTTGATCTTGCCGGCGACCTCCCCCGCCTCGTTGGCGAGCCCCAAGGTCGGGTAGACGATGGGGTGGTCCGTTTGGATCACGCTCCAGGTGTCGCGTGAGAGGCGTTGGTAGCGCGCTAGGTCGAGAGACGGGTCGCGGGCTGGGTCGCGTGATGGGTCGCGCGTGTCGTCCATACCGCCTTTATAACGCGCCCACGGGGTCGTCGGGGCGCCCAGCCGGTCGCTGGCCACGCCGTGATGGTAGCGTGAAACGGGTTGTGTAAGACGGAT
This window contains:
- a CDS encoding nucleoside triphosphate pyrophosphohydrolase family protein: MDDTRDPSRDPARDPSLDLARYQRLSRDTWSVIQTDHPIVYPTLGLANEAGEVAGKIKKIFRDKGGVIGEAEREALKGELGDVLWYLTQICTELGLTLGEVAEANLAKLASRQARGTLGGEGDGR